GTGCAGGCCATGCTCGACCTCGGCCGACCGGAGCAGGCAGTGGCGGCGGTCCAACCACTCGTCCTGCAGCACCCGTTCCGGGAACGCCTGTGGGCCCAACTGGCCCTGGGGCTGTATCGAGCGGGTCGGCAGGCCGCGGCCCTGGAGACCTTCGCCCGCGCCCGGCGGGTGCTCGACGAGGAGCTCGGGGTGAGCCCCGGTCCGGACCTCGTCGTGCTGCAGGAGGCGATGCTCGCCCACGCACCCGAACTCCTCGGCCCGTCGTCGGTGCCGGTGACGGTGACGGACCTCCCCGCGGGGCGTCGACCGTTGTACGGGCGGTCCGCCGACGTGGCCGCGGTCACCGCTCTGCTGGCCCCCGGCCAGGTCGCTTCGATCACCGGACCGGTCGGGGTCGGGAAGACCTCGGTGGCGCAGGCCGTCGCCGCCGCCGCCGCGCCGCACCACCGGGACGGGGCACACTTCGTCGACCTCACCCGAGCCACCACCGGCAGCGATGTTGCGGCCCTCGCCGCCGCGACACTGGAACTACGGGCCGACGGGCCGGACATCACGGGGACGCTGGCCCGTCGCTTGCAGGGCCGGGACATCCTGCTCGTCCTGGACAACTGCGAGCACGTCCTGGACGCCGTCGCCGCACTCGTCCTGGCGCTTCCGGCGACGACGACGGTTCTGGCCACCGGCCGGGAGTCATTGGAGCTGGACCACGAACGGGAATACCGGTTGGCCCCGCTGCCGTCGACGGGTGACTCGGCGGTCCGGATGTTCCTCGACGCGGCGGGCCGTCCCGACGACGAACCCACAGACTCGGACAAGCAACGGATCGGGGCCATCTGCGCAGCGCTCGGAGGGCTGCCGTTGGGCATCGAACTGGCCGGCCGGCGGGCCCGGACTTTCGACCTCGACGAAGTACTGGACAGTGTGCGCGACGATCCGGGCGGTCTGCGCCCCGGTCGCCGCGATCACCGGGCCGGCCGAAGCCTCGCCGACGAGATTTCGACCAGTGTGGGGCTGTGCGAGCCGGCGGAGCAGGTCATGCACGGACGGCTGTCCACCCTGACCGGGCCGTTCACGCTCGCGGCCGCACGGGCGGTGTCAGGATCGACGGCAGCCGAACAGGGTCAGGTGATGGATCTGCTCGCCGGGTTGACCCGTCGATCACTGCTCGTCGTCGAACCCCGGAAAACCGGGGTCCCCACCCAGTTCCGGCAGTTGATACCGATCCGGCACCATGCGGCGCAGACTCTCGCGGCCAGTGACGACGACGCGGCCGCGCGGCGCCGTCACTGGGTTCGCGACCTGGCGTCGGCCGTTCCGCAACGCGGGCGGCCCGGCCAGCGCACCGCCTACGACCGACTCGAAGCCGACGTGTCCACGATCTCGGCGACGATCCAGGAGCTGCTGACCGATCCCGACCCGACCACCGCGGTCCGGGTCGTCACCGAGTTGGTCGGCTGGGCCTACGACCGCAACCGGCTGCAACTGGCCAGGGGCTGGCTCACCACCGCCGTGGCCAGACCCGATCTGGACCCGCTCGCCCGGGCCCTCGCCGAGGCCACGCTCGGCTCTCTGTTGGAGATCGCCCGGGAGACGGCGGCGGCTCACGCGCTGTTCGAACGCAGCCTGCCACTGCTGGTGGAGTCCGGTGATCCGGCTGCGGTCGGTGTCCTGGTGGACATCGCCACCACGGCCTGGGTGGGCGATGACTGGGCCTACGGCGCCGAGATCGCCTCAGTGGCCCGGGATCGGGCCACGGCGATCGACCAGCCGTACGAACGGCTCATCGCCGAATCGACCTTGACCGCCGCCCGCCTCTTCACCGGGCCACCGCACGATGCGCTCCTCGCCGCCGAAGAACTGCTGGCCCAACCCGACACCCAGCAGAACGGCAGGGCGATGCTCATGCTGTGCGCGACCGCTGGCGTGGCCGCGGTCTTCGCGGGTCGGCCGGAGAACGGACTGCGCTGGACCGAGGAATCCCTCCGGGTCGCCCAGGACCTCGGCGTCCGCAACATGGGCGAGACCCTCGAGCAGCGCGGCAACCATCTCGCCGCCGCCGGCCGGCCGATCGATGCCCTGCGCTGCTTCGCCGCCGCCGCGACCCAGTACGACCGGGGCGGGATGAGCTGGCCCCGGCATGAGGGGACGGCCACGACCGTCGACGTCCTGCGGGCCGCCGTACCGGCCGAGGAGTTCGAGCGCACGTGGGCCAGCGGAGCCAGGATCATCGCCGCCGGCGACGGGGTACAGCTCGCCGACTGGATCTGAGACACCGCCCCGGAATCCCCCAGAGCCACTCAGCTGCCGGCGGGCCGATCGGACTGCCGGATCTCCTCCTCGGCGGTGGCCTGGATGAGTGCCAGCAGCTCCGGGTCGAGGCCGGGCGAGAACTCCTCGCGGCGTTCCGGGGCGATGGTGATGGGCTCGCCACCGGAGGGCATGAACTCGGTGGTCAGCTCGGTGCCGTCGTTGGACGGTGAGGCGCCCCGGTAGAGCTTGTCGGCCTCGGACTTGTTGTCGGCGCTGAACGTGTACTGGATGCTCTGCAGGCCCTGGTCCACGAGCTTCTTGACCTCGGGGAAAGCCTCGGCGTTGGTCTTGGGGATCGGCAGCACCTTGCCCCAGTTGACGCCCAGGCTCTCCAGCGCCTTGGCGAAGGCGTTCTCGTGGGCCTGGTCCCGGACGATCAGGTAGGCAATCGTCGACCGGGCCGCCTTGTTGTCGGTCATCTCGTAGATCCGGCACTTCTGCAGCCGGCCGGTCGACTCCAGCATCAGGTTGTAGAGCAGGTCCAGCACCAGGTTGCCGCTGTTGTAGACGTAGGACCCCGACCAGGGATTGCCGGCCGCATCGACCGGCAGGGCGCCCTGCGCGCCGACGAGGAAGTGGTGGATGTTGCCGGTGTCCTTGGCGATGGTCAGCGGCGTCGCCCCCTTGGCGCCGGGGGCGTCGACCGGGTCGGTCTTCTTGCCGCTGTACCCGGGGGCGCCGTCGAGCAGCCGGGCGATGGTGGTGCCGATCAGCTCGACGTGGCTGATCTCCTCGGTGCCCACGCCCTGCAGCAAGTCCTTGTAGGGCTTGGCGGCGGCGTCACCACGGAAGTTCATACTCTGGAACAGGTACTGCATCATCGTGCGCATCTCGCCGAACTGACCGCCCAGGCCCTCCTGCAGCGCATTGGCCGCGGCGGGATCCGGCTCGTCGTTGGCGATTTCGTTGATCAACAGCTCGGTGTGCAGGTACATGGACACTCCATCCTGCGGACCCGACGCCCCGGAACCAGTTTCCGGGGCGACCGCGATGCCGGTCCGTGGGCGAACTACACGACCGACAACCGTGGCGCACGGCGTCCGATGGGTGTTGGGGTTCCCGGCGGTTGCCGGTTGACACGCGGTCCTGGCCGGCGGCCATCGAGCGACGCACCGGAACGTCAGCGCTTGCCCAGATTCTCGAGGTGGTCGGTCAGGACCTCCAGCGACTCGGCGAAGATCTCCGCGGACCGGTCCCGCGAGAGCAGAGGCTGCAGCTGTCGGAGCCGGGGGTAGCTGTCCAGCCCATCGGGGGGCGAGGGCTGGTCGACGTCAGCCTGCTCGACCGGGCTGATGTCGACCCCCTTGTTGGCCACCTCCAGCAGCAGGTTGCCCAGCAGAAAACTCGAGAACGCCTGGTAGGCCGCCACTGCCGCGCCATCGGAGAACCCGCAGCGGTGCAACGTCTCCAGGAACGACTCCATCCACCGCAGGCTGCGCAGCGGAGGCCGCACCCAGGGGGCCTCCGGCGGACGGGTGCAGACCAGCGGGAAGACCTCCGGATGGGCCAGCGCGATGCGCCGCACCCCGTGCGCGAGCCGGTACAGGTACTCCTGCCACTCGGTCGAGTGCAGGTGCACCTCGGGATCGGCGTACAGCTCGTCGATCACCGCCTCCACCACGGCGT
This sequence is a window from Nakamurella flava. Protein-coding genes within it:
- a CDS encoding TetR/AcrR family transcriptional regulator C-terminal domain-containing protein, with translation MASDAIPTAAPGSGRQGLDRRKIVGGAVSLIDEFGLKALTMRRLGEYLDVEAMAIYHHIRGREQLLDAVVEAVIDELYADPEVHLHSTEWQEYLYRLAHGVRRIALAHPEVFPLVCTRPPEAPWVRPPLRSLRWMESFLETLHRCGFSDGAAVAAYQAFSSFLLGNLLLEVANKGVDISPVEQADVDQPSPPDGLDSYPRLRQLQPLLSRDRSAEIFAESLEVLTDHLENLGKR
- a CDS encoding manganese catalase family protein codes for the protein MYLHTELLINEIANDEPDPAAANALQEGLGGQFGEMRTMMQYLFQSMNFRGDAAAKPYKDLLQGVGTEEISHVELIGTTIARLLDGAPGYSGKKTDPVDAPGAKGATPLTIAKDTGNIHHFLVGAQGALPVDAAGNPWSGSYVYNSGNLVLDLLYNLMLESTGRLQKCRIYEMTDNKAARSTIAYLIVRDQAHENAFAKALESLGVNWGKVLPIPKTNAEAFPEVKKLVDQGLQSIQYTFSADNKSEADKLYRGASPSNDGTELTTEFMPSGGEPITIAPERREEFSPGLDPELLALIQATAEEEIRQSDRPAGS
- a CDS encoding AfsR/SARP family transcriptional regulator — translated: MEFRDLGPVTVEFDGAPIRLSGGRVMTVLAALLVNAGESVSQDRLIDAVWGDRLPQRAGAALDTLIFRLRQVLEPDRTRRSGWRVVVTEGNGYRLLARDQDVDSRAFVRDSADAHAALLAGAADRGLLLAERALARWRGPAYDGLPDTPWLEPVRAQLDDTRAGTGELLVQAMLDLGRPEQAVAAVQPLVLQHPFRERLWAQLALGLYRAGRQAAALETFARARRVLDEELGVSPGPDLVVLQEAMLAHAPELLGPSSVPVTVTDLPAGRRPLYGRSADVAAVTALLAPGQVASITGPVGVGKTSVAQAVAAAAAPHHRDGAHFVDLTRATTGSDVAALAAATLELRADGPDITGTLARRLQGRDILLVLDNCEHVLDAVAALVLALPATTTVLATGRESLELDHEREYRLAPLPSTGDSAVRMFLDAAGRPDDEPTDSDKQRIGAICAALGGLPLGIELAGRRARTFDLDEVLDSVRDDPGGLRPGRRDHRAGRSLADEISTSVGLCEPAEQVMHGRLSTLTGPFTLAAARAVSGSTAAEQGQVMDLLAGLTRRSLLVVEPRKTGVPTQFRQLIPIRHHAAQTLAASDDDAAARRRHWVRDLASAVPQRGRPGQRTAYDRLEADVSTISATIQELLTDPDPTTAVRVVTELVGWAYDRNRLQLARGWLTTAVARPDLDPLARALAEATLGSLLEIARETAAAHALFERSLPLLVESGDPAAVGVLVDIATTAWVGDDWAYGAEIASVARDRATAIDQPYERLIAESTLTAARLFTGPPHDALLAAEELLAQPDTQQNGRAMLMLCATAGVAAVFAGRPENGLRWTEESLRVAQDLGVRNMGETLEQRGNHLAAAGRPIDALRCFAAAATQYDRGGMSWPRHEGTATTVDVLRAAVPAEEFERTWASGARIIAAGDGVQLADWI